One window of the Sander lucioperca isolate FBNREF2018 chromosome 5, SLUC_FBN_1.2, whole genome shotgun sequence genome contains the following:
- the LOC116039918 gene encoding THAP domain-containing protein 5-like — protein sequence MPKYCSVPNCKNDSGNGNDRKSFYKFPLQDPVRLQQWLRNMRRENWTPSRHQYICHEHFAPSCFKVRWGIRYLESDAVPTVFKEAEKRKAPEHSETKPKQLRVNSNQSIVSGDRPTAVDAVEMEGALHTVHLYEITVDPSQQGETSLVESSDVGEPDLNPLASVDRFETRANIPLTLFQTVNDLSNSGEVVVMSECCAGEGQEELLNGITAAILTQGHGLVMNDSTFGCTGEAAAATLGVEDVTCITEEFSDVHGGHETQVLAYFETIPNVFPSETSTQFNFTPDTVLSSALSSKPITSTVPIVSKHVSPSPTSLVLTVERLDTDEGDDGKSEDDDIERQDPQLEEHCYHKNSLSKEQLEAIVAELQKKVKVLQQRHRRHLEKLLGLENTVSQLRQNNLLNEERLQLLERAYIQTSAAVSEVGETVAIIYEEDDGAYLYTPLINAGEMM from the exons ATGCCAAAATATTGTTCGGTCCCAAACTGTAAGAATGACTCCGGAAACGGCAACGACAGGAAGAGCTTCTACAA gtTCCCTCTGCAGGACCCGGTCCGGCTGCAGCAGTGGCTGAGGAACATGAGACGTGAGAACTGGACTCCCTCTCGACACCAGTATATTTGCCACGAACATTTTGCACCTTCTTGCTTCAAGGTGCGATGGGGGATCCGTTACCTTGAGAGCGATGCTGTGCCCACAGTCTTCAAGGAGGCCGAG AAACGGAAAGCCCCGGAGCATAGTGAGACAAAGCCAAAACAGCTTCGAGTTAACAGTAATCAAAGCATAGTGTCAGGTGACAGGCCTACGGCTGTCGACGCCGTAGAGATGGAAGGTGCTTTGCACACGGTACACCTGTATGAGATCACTGTCGACCCATCGCAGCAGGGAGAGACCAGCCTGGTGGAGTCCAGTGATGTTGGAGAACCTGATCTGAACCCGCTGGCATCAGTGGATCGATTCGAAACGCGGGCAAACATCCCTTTAACGTTATTCCAGACAGTAAATGATCTCAGTAACAGTGGAGAGGTGGTGGTGATGTCTGAATGCTGTGCTGGTGAGGGGCAAGAGGAGCTGTTGAATGGAATCACTGCTGCCATTCTAACTCAGGGCCACGGCCTGGTCATGAACGACTCCACATTCGGCTGTACAGGTGAGGCGGCGGCGGCGACTCTCGGTGTCGAGGATGTGACCTGTATCACCGAGGAGTTCTCGGACGTCCACGGAGGCCATGAAACTCAAGTCCTCGCCTACTTCGAGACGATACCAAACGTTTTCCCCAGTGAAACCTCGACCCAGTTCAACTTCACCCCGGATACAGTGCTGTCGTCCGCTCTGAGCTCCAAGCCCATCACGTCTACTGTGCCCATAGTGTCCAAACACGTGTCGCCGTCCCCCACGTCCCTGGTCCTCACCGTGGAAAGACTGGACACAGATGAGGGAGACGACGGCAAGTCAGAGGACGATGACATAGAGCGACAGGATCCCCAGCTGGAGGAGCACTG CTACCATAAGAACAGTCTGAGTAAGGAGCAGCTGGAGGCGATCGTGGCCGAGCTGCAGAAGAAGGTGAAAGTGCTGCAGCAGCGACACCGCCGACACCTGGAGAAGCTTCTGGGCCTGGAGAACACGGTCAGCCAGCTGAGGCAAAACAACCTGCTGAACGAAGAGCGACTACAGCTGCTCGAGAGG GCTTACATACAGACGAGTGCAGCAGTGTCAGAAGTTGGTGAGACTGTGGCAATCATCTATGAAGAGGACGACGGTGCATACTTGTATACTCCACTAATTAACGCAGGGGAAATGATGTGA